From Dethiosulfovibrio salsuginis, a single genomic window includes:
- a CDS encoding alanyl-tRNA editing protein: MKAVVGDIAWREGKKLRLSLDRPCPMHPEGGGQPGDSGFLSWDGGKAKVTNTLKGNHLSPILEVTLQKGELISGMEVDLERDEERNFILSRMHSAEHVLSKVMETLKPGLSVYKVAVGEERTGVYFHYDGPVDWDFAFLAEQEARSVVASAMPVEILELSVDEARSLEGLKARWDRLEDEVVRVVKIPNFDLIACSGSHVSNTSHIGDICVESVKGSSPEWEIVFSLGDRFSMYSREMRRLLSRLNCSPGELGKIFDRLSEENRLLSKQLSKVAPYVELPWEESVVRGVNVSYCAPVGLPADMLSACGRKKIAQSSEVVLIICDDGGQGPVPFMLWQNDEKLDSKALLAVPDLEARGGGRGGSISGRTGCRSLERWIKAIDSVM, from the coding sequence GTGAAAGCGGTTGTCGGAGATATAGCCTGGAGGGAAGGCAAAAAACTGCGTCTGTCTCTGGACAGGCCCTGTCCTATGCACCCTGAAGGAGGAGGGCAGCCGGGAGATTCTGGCTTCCTGTCCTGGGATGGTGGAAAAGCAAAGGTGACCAACACCCTGAAGGGTAACCATCTATCCCCGATTTTGGAGGTAACCCTCCAAAAGGGGGAACTTATCTCTGGGATGGAGGTCGACCTGGAGAGGGACGAGGAGAGAAACTTTATCCTGTCCAGAATGCACTCGGCGGAGCACGTCCTGTCAAAGGTCATGGAGACCTTGAAGCCCGGTCTATCGGTCTATAAAGTGGCGGTCGGAGAGGAAAGGACGGGGGTTTACTTCCACTACGACGGCCCGGTCGACTGGGATTTCGCCTTTTTGGCGGAGCAAGAGGCTCGATCTGTGGTGGCCTCAGCGATGCCGGTGGAGATTTTGGAGCTTTCGGTGGACGAGGCTCGTTCACTGGAGGGCCTTAAGGCCCGGTGGGATAGGCTTGAGGACGAGGTGGTTAGGGTCGTTAAAATCCCGAATTTTGACCTTATAGCTTGCTCCGGCAGCCATGTTTCAAACACCTCCCATATCGGCGATATCTGCGTGGAGTCCGTAAAGGGGTCCTCTCCTGAATGGGAGATAGTTTTCTCCCTGGGAGACCGCTTTTCCATGTACAGCAGGGAGATGCGCCGTCTCCTGTCCCGACTTAACTGCTCTCCCGGCGAGCTGGGGAAGATATTTGACCGGCTAAGCGAGGAGAACCGCCTTTTATCTAAACAGCTCTCTAAAGTCGCTCCCTATGTGGAGCTGCCCTGGGAGGAATCGGTCGTAAGGGGAGTCAACGTCAGTTACTGCGCTCCAGTAGGATTGCCGGCGGATATGCTGTCTGCCTGTGGAAGAAAAAAGATAGCCCAGTCCTCTGAGGTGGTTTTGATAATCTGCGATGACGGAGGTCAGGGGCCAGTTCCCTTTATGCTGTGGCAAAACGACGAAAAACTCGATTCTAAGGCTCTTTTGGCGGTTCCCGATCTTGAGGCCAGAGGGGGAGGAAGAGGGGGCTCCATCTCCGGTCGTACCGGATGCCGTTCCCTGGAGAGATGGATTAAAGCGATAGACTCGGTTATGTAG
- a CDS encoding AI-2E family transporter gives MKNINIIIACVSILTLVAVGVVLKAAQSVILPFVIAWLLSYIFGPVVRFMAKRRVPAAFSVILVLSILLGVCYVGIFFLNTRIVAFAAAYPRYYDQLIVLTKSFTGNALFPPDFWDSINWGERIGKYLLSVSGSLVSLMSNLVLVVVFLVFMLLGSPFFEFKIKKAFSEGYGAMITSILKTISSQIGRYLTLQFLISMVTGFCVWLALSYLRVDFAVTWGVVAFALNFIPTIGSIVASIPPILLALVQYYPNTFPAIGAAVALVMIQLAIGNVITPKVMGDSLDLSPVVILVSLFFWGWLWGVVGALLSVPIAAIIKIICENVDSLKVIGIMMGSGRPYRNELEKV, from the coding sequence TTGAAAAATATCAATATCATCATCGCCTGTGTTTCCATTTTGACCCTTGTGGCGGTAGGGGTCGTTCTAAAAGCCGCCCAGAGCGTTATCCTGCCTTTCGTCATAGCCTGGCTTTTATCCTATATATTTGGCCCTGTGGTTCGATTTATGGCGAAGCGAAGGGTTCCCGCCGCATTTTCGGTGATTCTGGTCCTGTCTATACTCTTAGGGGTGTGTTATGTCGGTATATTTTTTCTCAATACCCGTATAGTGGCTTTTGCGGCGGCCTATCCGAGGTACTACGATCAGCTTATCGTCTTGACCAAGAGCTTTACGGGGAACGCCCTCTTCCCACCGGATTTTTGGGATAGCATCAACTGGGGAGAGAGGATAGGAAAATACCTTCTTTCCGTCTCCGGTTCCCTCGTATCGCTTATGTCCAACCTGGTTCTTGTGGTTGTCTTCCTCGTGTTCATGCTGTTAGGAAGTCCGTTCTTTGAGTTCAAGATAAAAAAAGCCTTCTCCGAGGGATATGGTGCTATGATAACGTCGATTCTAAAGACTATATCCTCTCAGATAGGCAGATATCTGACGCTCCAGTTCTTGATCAGTATGGTAACCGGTTTCTGCGTGTGGTTGGCTTTGTCCTATCTGCGTGTGGATTTCGCCGTTACCTGGGGTGTTGTAGCTTTCGCCCTTAACTTCATACCGACTATAGGGTCTATCGTGGCTTCGATTCCCCCTATTCTGCTGGCGTTGGTCCAGTATTATCCCAACACCTTTCCCGCTATAGGGGCAGCTGTGGCTTTGGTGATGATCCAGCTGGCCATAGGGAACGTCATAACCCCTAAGGTCATGGGAGACAGTCTAGACCTCAGCCCGGTGGTCATACTTGTATCCCTTTTCTTCTGGGGCTGGCTATGGGGGGTTGTGGGAGCCCTTCTCTCGGTGCCTATCGCGGCGATCATAAAGATAATATGCGAAAACGTGGATTCCCTTAAGGTCATAGGCATCATGATGGGATCGGGAAGACCGTATCGTAACGAGCTGGAAAAGGTTTAA